A stretch of the Anaeromyxobacter sp. genome encodes the following:
- a CDS encoding DUF3365 domain-containing protein produces the protein MRALVLHVLLASQPGSAGPVPVETGAAPAALRPALVLAEEGIRAAACEVERRFGEGDPDATAARCDGAAPDARVVVGRTSARLRNPGNAPPAWARAHVAATDGRRAADVPAVVFDLGDRVGLLRPIEVRRRCLHCHAPRQALAEGTRAWLDRAYPQDRAVGYALGDLRGFWWAEAPKAEGPAGR, from the coding sequence ATGCGCGCCCTCGTCCTCCACGTCCTCCTGGCGTCGCAGCCCGGGTCGGCCGGGCCCGTTCCCGTCGAGACCGGCGCCGCCCCGGCGGCGCTGCGGCCGGCGCTTGTGCTGGCCGAGGAGGGGATCCGCGCCGCGGCCTGCGAGGTGGAGCGGCGCTTCGGCGAGGGCGATCCCGACGCCACCGCGGCGCGCTGCGACGGGGCGGCGCCCGACGCCCGGGTGGTGGTGGGGCGCACCAGCGCCCGGCTGCGCAACCCGGGCAACGCGCCGCCGGCCTGGGCGCGCGCCCACGTGGCGGCCACCGACGGGAGGCGGGCGGCCGACGTGCCCGCGGTGGTCTTCGACCTCGGCGACCGGGTCGGCCTGCTCCGGCCCATCGAGGTCAGGCGCCGCTGCCTCCACTGCCACGCGCCGCGCCAGGCGCTCGCGGAGGGCACCCGCGCCTGGCTCGACCGCGCCTACCCCCAGGACCGCGCGGTGGGGTACGCCCTCGGCGACCTGCGCGGCTTCTGGTGGGCGGAGGCGCCGAAGGCCGAAGGCCCTGCCGGCCGGTGA